Proteins encoded by one window of Kribbella flavida DSM 17836:
- a CDS encoding dihydrofolate reductase family protein encodes MRKLIYGMNLTLDGYIAAAGDDLGWSAPSDELFQWWLDQELAIGLLMYGRKLWEEMSSNWPTADQQPGATPAQIEFARNWRDTPKVVFSSTIDKVDWNTRLVTGDAAAEMTRLKAEDGEPMRVAGATLAGAAVRAGLVDEYEIVTHPVLVGGGTPFFTALDSWVKLSLVETRTFPGGVVLTRYATRR; translated from the coding sequence ATGCGGAAACTGATCTACGGCATGAACCTGACCCTGGACGGCTACATCGCCGCGGCCGGCGACGACCTCGGCTGGAGCGCGCCGAGCGACGAGCTGTTCCAGTGGTGGCTCGACCAGGAGTTGGCGATCGGGCTGTTGATGTACGGGCGCAAACTGTGGGAGGAGATGAGCTCCAACTGGCCCACCGCCGACCAGCAGCCCGGCGCCACCCCGGCGCAGATCGAGTTCGCGCGGAACTGGCGGGACACGCCGAAGGTGGTGTTCTCCTCGACGATCGACAAGGTCGACTGGAACACCCGCCTGGTCACCGGCGACGCGGCAGCGGAGATGACCCGGCTCAAGGCCGAGGACGGCGAGCCGATGAGGGTCGCCGGCGCCACGCTCGCTGGGGCGGCCGTGCGGGCCGGGCTGGTCGACGAGTACGAGATCGTCACCCATCCGGTGCTGGTGGGCGGCGGCACACCGTTTTTCACCGCGCTGGACAGCTGGGTGAAGCTGAGCCTGGTGGAGACGCGGACGTTTCCCGGCGGCGTGGTCCTGACCAGGTACGCAACGAGGCGTTGA
- a CDS encoding VOC family protein: MSLQWEQVIVHSVDPVTLGQWWATALGWVVVHASDDEFEIRPAPDRLPGLDFVRIEETKKAKSRLHLDFRPDDQDAEVARLVAHGAQRVDIGQGEEASWVVLADPEGNEFCVLGQRPQ, from the coding sequence ATGAGTTTGCAATGGGAGCAGGTCATCGTGCACTCCGTCGACCCGGTGACCTTGGGACAGTGGTGGGCAACGGCTCTCGGGTGGGTCGTGGTGCATGCCTCGGACGACGAGTTCGAGATCCGGCCGGCGCCGGACCGCCTGCCGGGCCTGGACTTCGTCCGGATCGAGGAGACCAAGAAGGCCAAGAGCCGGCTGCACCTCGACTTCAGGCCCGACGACCAGGACGCCGAGGTGGCTCGGCTGGTGGCTCACGGCGCGCAGCGGGTCGACATCGGCCAGGGCGAGGAGGCGTCCTGGGTCGTCCTGGCCGACCCCGAGGGCAACGAGTTCTGCGTGCTCGGCCAGCGGCCTCAGTAA
- a CDS encoding SDR family oxidoreductase, which produces MTETKTALITGANKGIGFAIAAGLGAMGFTVAVGARDQVRREEAVERLRAAGVDAFGVALDVTSDDSVAAAAATIEQTTGRLDVLVNNAGISGRTDGGAQDPTTLDLDVVRTVLETNVLGIVRVTNAMLPLLLRASSPRIVNMSSNMGSLTLQTGPVMAAYAPSKSMLNSVTAQYARRLAETKVIVNAACPGYVATDFTGHAGVRTPEQGAAIAIRLATLPDDGPRGGFFDDEGVVPW; this is translated from the coding sequence GTGACTGAAACGAAGACCGCGCTGATTACCGGCGCGAACAAGGGAATCGGCTTTGCCATCGCGGCAGGTCTCGGAGCGATGGGCTTCACGGTGGCGGTGGGCGCCCGGGACCAGGTCAGGCGGGAGGAGGCCGTCGAGCGTCTGCGAGCCGCGGGCGTCGACGCGTTCGGGGTGGCGCTCGACGTCACCTCCGACGACAGCGTCGCCGCGGCCGCCGCGACGATCGAGCAGACGACGGGGCGGCTCGACGTACTGGTCAACAACGCCGGCATCTCCGGCCGAACCGACGGTGGCGCGCAGGACCCGACGACGCTCGACCTCGACGTCGTCCGCACCGTGCTCGAGACGAACGTGTTGGGGATCGTCCGGGTGACGAACGCGATGCTCCCATTGCTGCTGCGGGCGAGCTCGCCGCGCATCGTCAACATGTCGAGCAACATGGGTTCGCTGACCCTCCAGACGGGTCCGGTGATGGCCGCCTACGCGCCGTCGAAGTCGATGCTCAACAGCGTCACGGCGCAGTACGCCCGCCGGCTCGCCGAGACGAAGGTGATCGTGAACGCCGCGTGCCCGGGGTACGTCGCGACCGACTTCACCGGTCACGCCGGGGTGCGGACGCCCGAACAGGGGGCCGCGATCGCGATCCGGCTCGCCACCCTGCCGGACGACGGGCCGCGCGGCGGGTTCTTCGACGACGAGGGGGTGGTCCCCTGGTGA
- a CDS encoding LysR family transcriptional regulator: protein MDDLETRELRYFVAVAEELHFGRAADRLGIAQPALSRAIRQLEHRLGVRLLDRDRRGTALTDAGSVLLREARATLDAVAAAARRTRRAGDEKRPLVLVTKAGASHELLQRLLAEHASEPGAVPVEVLLCEVGEQAGLLRNGRADVAIMHRPFDDLAGFDTEDLSVEGQIALLPAGHPLASRRQLTMAEVRDVPDLPIARWPRLDGSYPDGPGPEVHTQSQLAQLVALGKTLLVIPASSRAWQWPDHVAVPVVDAPDVTTVIAWPPSSYSPAIASLVRSAGGLRDTTPAAAGG, encoded by the coding sequence GTGGACGATCTGGAGACCCGCGAGCTCCGCTACTTCGTCGCCGTCGCCGAGGAGCTGCACTTCGGACGGGCCGCTGACCGGCTCGGCATCGCCCAGCCCGCGCTCTCCCGCGCAATCCGTCAGCTCGAGCATCGGCTCGGCGTCCGGCTTCTCGACCGGGACCGACGGGGAACCGCGCTGACCGACGCGGGGAGCGTCCTGCTCCGCGAGGCGCGAGCGACGCTCGACGCGGTCGCGGCTGCTGCGCGTCGCACCCGGCGTGCCGGGGATGAGAAGCGGCCACTGGTGCTCGTGACCAAAGCCGGGGCATCTCACGAGTTGCTGCAACGGCTTCTCGCCGAGCACGCGAGCGAACCCGGTGCAGTGCCGGTCGAGGTCCTGCTCTGCGAGGTCGGCGAACAGGCAGGGCTGCTGCGCAACGGGCGTGCCGACGTGGCGATCATGCACAGGCCGTTCGACGACCTCGCCGGGTTCGACACCGAGGACCTGTCCGTCGAAGGCCAGATCGCGCTTCTTCCCGCCGGGCACCCGCTCGCATCACGCCGGCAGCTGACGATGGCCGAGGTCCGCGACGTACCGGACCTGCCGATCGCTCGCTGGCCCCGGCTCGACGGGTCCTACCCGGACGGCCCTGGACCGGAGGTGCACACGCAGTCGCAGCTCGCCCAGTTGGTGGCGCTCGGCAAGACTTTGCTGGTCATCCCGGCTTCCAGTCGCGCCTGGCAGTGGCCGGATCACGTCGCGGTGCCGGTCGTCGATGCGCCGGACGTCACCACGGTGATCGCCTGGCCGCCGAGCAGCTACTCGCCGGCCATTGCGTCACTCGTACGCTCAGCGGGTGGGCTCCGCGACACAACACCGGCGGCGGCCGGGGGGTGA
- a CDS encoding SAM-dependent methyltransferase, producing MSSRFALALEGRKQIESWAAGAQVLSLLSTIQELGWPRFLAEPRELAELAQYSGLPPARLADVLAVLEEYGIAELEGTTVRLSPQYEALAADDAWIGLGELLDRSEVMTRLVRTSVEDPGPLPLSEDDALVIARASGGRATDETRALFEQVFLPQLPELAELVRTDRWLDVGCGVAGSTLTLGTLFPEMRSVAVELVPKVAAEAVRRAEAHGVADRVDIRCQDIRELQEVEQFGGAFWAQPFFPEATRAEALAVIRRALKPAGLLLMQETDPQPQPSSRPAYAVRRLVNRGWGVPFGRTAEQLAVEGQAAGFELVRVAVTDFGRYVVLRRS from the coding sequence ATGAGCAGCCGATTCGCCCTTGCGCTCGAAGGCCGGAAGCAGATCGAGAGCTGGGCTGCCGGTGCTCAGGTGCTGTCCTTGCTGTCGACGATCCAAGAGCTCGGCTGGCCACGGTTCCTCGCCGAACCCCGTGAGCTCGCCGAGCTGGCGCAGTACTCCGGTCTGCCGCCGGCCCGGTTGGCCGACGTACTGGCTGTGCTCGAGGAGTACGGGATCGCCGAGCTCGAGGGCACCACGGTTCGCCTGAGTCCGCAGTACGAGGCGCTGGCCGCGGACGACGCGTGGATCGGTCTCGGGGAGCTGCTCGACCGGTCCGAGGTGATGACCAGGCTGGTTCGTACGTCAGTCGAGGATCCAGGGCCGCTGCCGCTGAGCGAGGACGACGCTCTCGTCATCGCGCGAGCCTCGGGCGGTCGTGCGACCGACGAGACCAGGGCGTTGTTCGAGCAGGTCTTCCTGCCGCAGCTGCCCGAGCTGGCCGAGTTGGTCCGCACCGATCGGTGGCTCGACGTCGGCTGTGGTGTCGCCGGTTCGACTCTCACGCTGGGCACGCTGTTTCCCGAGATGCGGTCGGTCGCGGTCGAACTGGTGCCGAAGGTTGCCGCCGAAGCGGTCCGGCGGGCCGAAGCGCACGGCGTGGCCGATCGGGTCGACATCCGCTGTCAGGACATCCGGGAGCTGCAGGAAGTCGAGCAGTTCGGCGGCGCCTTCTGGGCTCAGCCGTTTTTCCCCGAGGCGACCCGGGCGGAGGCACTCGCGGTGATCCGGCGCGCGCTCAAACCCGCTGGGCTGCTCCTCATGCAGGAGACGGATCCACAACCGCAGCCGAGCAGCAGACCGGCGTACGCAGTACGCCGGCTGGTGAATCGCGGCTGGGGCGTGCCCTTCGGCCGGACCGCCGAGCAGTTGGCCGTGGAGGGCCAGGCGGCCGGCTTCGAGCTGGTCCGGGTGGCGGTCACCGACTTCGGCCGGTACGTCGTTCTGCGGCGCAGCTAG
- a CDS encoding class I SAM-dependent methyltransferase, translating to MTATRDSYDALASAHADVVSSALDDRPLDHALFATFAELVRQGGNGPVADVGCGPGRVTILLSRLGLDAFGIDLSPGMLELARRTYPELRFDEGSMLALDLPDASLGGVLAYYSIIHVPWDQRPQVFAEFHRVLTPGGVVMLVFQVGEEKVHRDEFLGEAISLDFYRQQPHEVAELLRAAGFDLWMTAVREPQDAEKTPQGYVIARKP from the coding sequence ATGACTGCTACGCGGGACTCGTACGACGCTTTGGCCTCGGCGCATGCTGACGTAGTGTCCTCGGCCTTGGACGACCGGCCGCTGGACCATGCGCTGTTCGCGACCTTCGCGGAGCTGGTCCGCCAGGGCGGGAACGGGCCGGTCGCTGATGTGGGGTGCGGGCCGGGGCGGGTGACGATTCTGCTGTCGCGGCTGGGGCTGGACGCGTTCGGCATCGACTTGTCGCCGGGCATGCTCGAGCTGGCTCGGCGAACCTATCCGGAGCTGAGGTTCGACGAGGGGTCGATGCTGGCGTTGGACCTGCCCGACGCCTCGCTCGGCGGCGTGCTCGCCTACTACTCGATCATCCACGTGCCGTGGGACCAGCGACCGCAGGTCTTCGCCGAGTTTCACCGGGTGCTGACGCCGGGCGGTGTGGTGATGCTGGTCTTCCAGGTCGGGGAGGAGAAGGTGCATCGCGACGAGTTCCTGGGCGAGGCGATCTCCCTCGACTTCTACCGTCAGCAGCCGCACGAGGTGGCCGAGCTGCTGCGCGCCGCGGGCTTCGACCTGTGGATGACCGCGGTGCGCGAGCCGCAGGATGCGGAGAAGACACCGCAGGGCTACGTCATCGCCCGGAAGCCGTAG
- a CDS encoding VOC family protein, with translation MDAPRLTHVRVNVTDLGEAIEWYERLLGVEAAGHWPPEEPTYAHFTLGPVQFAVGQYEPVPATGARFNFQVDDVDAWWARVGETADVLEPLFDTPYGTRKFTIRDPDGNELGFVQA, from the coding sequence ATGGACGCTCCCCGGCTGACCCATGTGAGAGTCAACGTGACCGATCTCGGCGAAGCGATCGAGTGGTACGAGCGACTGCTGGGTGTCGAGGCGGCCGGGCACTGGCCGCCTGAGGAGCCGACGTACGCGCATTTCACGCTGGGGCCGGTGCAGTTCGCCGTGGGGCAGTACGAGCCTGTTCCGGCGACGGGAGCGCGGTTCAACTTCCAGGTCGACGACGTCGACGCCTGGTGGGCTCGCGTGGGGGAGACCGCCGACGTGCTCGAGCCGCTGTTCGACACGCCGTACGGGACCCGCAAGTTCACCATCCGCGACCCGGACGGCAACGAACTCGGGTTCGTGCAGGCTTGA
- a CDS encoding MerR family transcriptional regulator, whose translation MNVDPKPGPASFDDDDYPAFTMGRAAEMLGTTPGFLRSLDEAKLITPQRSEGGHRRYSRYQLRIAARARELVDQGTALEAACRIIILEDQLAEALRINEEMRRQGK comes from the coding sequence ATGAACGTTGACCCGAAACCCGGGCCGGCCAGCTTTGACGACGACGACTATCCCGCCTTCACGATGGGCCGGGCCGCCGAGATGCTCGGCACCACCCCGGGCTTCCTGCGCAGCCTGGACGAGGCGAAGCTGATCACCCCGCAACGCAGCGAGGGCGGCCACCGCCGCTACTCCCGCTACCAGCTCCGCATCGCGGCCCGCGCCCGCGAACTGGTCGACCAGGGCACTGCCCTGGAGGCCGCCTGCCGCATCATCATCCTGGAAGACCAACTCGCCGAAGCCCTGCGCATCAACGAGGAAATGCGCCGCCAGGGCAAGTAA
- a CDS encoding nuclear transport factor 2 family protein: MDEQEIRTLIERWADAVHTGNLAGVLADHSADVLMFDVPPPYEGLRGLAAYERTWPGFFEWQAQGATFEIVSLDVTAGADVAFAVALLKCGMPDETAERRLRLTIGLRKLDGRWTITHEHHSFPLEEIPAPVGESAVRELLDDWSVQTAGKDLDAMMAGIAPDIVSYEHAGPLQYVGRSAVREVCQAGLDTSGSIELTQSDLTVLARNDLAVAWGIDHVTVESPDGPTESRSRATRIFRHGPNGWQLVHQHLSFPR, encoded by the coding sequence ATGGACGAGCAGGAGATCCGCACGCTGATCGAGCGATGGGCGGATGCGGTGCACACCGGCAACCTGGCCGGCGTACTGGCCGATCACTCCGCGGACGTGCTGATGTTCGACGTGCCCCCGCCGTACGAGGGACTGCGCGGGCTCGCGGCGTACGAGCGGACCTGGCCCGGGTTCTTCGAGTGGCAGGCGCAGGGCGCGACGTTCGAGATCGTGTCGCTGGACGTGACCGCGGGTGCGGACGTGGCGTTCGCCGTCGCCCTGCTGAAGTGCGGGATGCCGGACGAGACCGCCGAACGACGCCTCCGGCTGACGATCGGCCTGCGCAAGCTCGACGGCCGCTGGACGATCACGCACGAGCACCACTCGTTCCCGCTGGAGGAGATCCCCGCCCCGGTCGGCGAATCAGCGGTCCGCGAGCTGCTCGACGACTGGTCCGTCCAGACCGCCGGCAAGGACCTCGACGCGATGATGGCCGGCATCGCCCCCGACATCGTCTCCTACGAACACGCCGGCCCTCTCCAGTACGTCGGCCGCTCCGCCGTCCGCGAGGTCTGCCAGGCCGGCCTCGACACCTCCGGCAGCATCGAGCTCACCCAGTCCGACCTGACCGTGCTCGCCCGCAACGACCTCGCCGTTGCCTGGGGCATCGACCACGTCACCGTCGAATCCCCCGACGGCCCGACCGAGTCCCGGTCGAGAGCCACCCGTATCTTCCGCCACGGCCCCAACGGCTGGCAGCTCGTGCACCAGCACTTGTCCTTCCCCCGGTGA
- a CDS encoding sigma-70 family RNA polymerase sigma factor: MDGDAFGRLVGPLRGELHAHCYRMLGSSHDAEDAVQETLLRAWNNLDRFEDRGTLRPWLYKIATNRCLTLIERRGRRELPTDLSAPQAETAWLEPYPNHQLAWTDRLSPEARVVALESVELAFVASLQHLSPLQRAVLLLRDVLAFAAREVAEQLDTSVAAVNSALQRARRVVGEVPSQQRTLAELGEEAQRDLARRYLAAWEARDVDAIVAMLTEDAKYSMPPLPQWFAGRARIRGFLVDGPLREQWRFLPTRANGQLAFGTYRWQSGRYVASGLDVVMLRGASIAEVVSFLEADFAAYGLPAELF, from the coding sequence GTGGATGGGGATGCCTTCGGGCGGTTGGTCGGACCGTTGCGCGGTGAGCTGCACGCGCACTGCTACCGCATGCTCGGCTCCAGCCATGACGCCGAGGATGCGGTGCAGGAGACGTTGCTGCGGGCCTGGAACAACCTGGACCGCTTCGAGGACCGCGGCACACTGCGTCCCTGGCTCTACAAGATCGCGACGAACCGCTGCCTCACGCTGATTGAGCGGAGGGGTCGTCGGGAACTCCCGACCGACCTGTCTGCTCCACAGGCCGAGACAGCTTGGCTCGAGCCGTACCCGAACCACCAGCTTGCTTGGACTGATCGGCTGAGCCCGGAGGCCCGTGTCGTAGCGCTGGAGAGTGTGGAGCTCGCCTTCGTCGCGTCTCTGCAGCACCTGTCGCCGCTGCAACGCGCAGTGCTGCTGCTCCGCGACGTACTGGCGTTTGCCGCACGGGAGGTCGCTGAACAGCTCGACACCAGCGTCGCCGCGGTCAACAGCGCGCTGCAGCGAGCCCGCCGCGTCGTTGGCGAGGTTCCTAGTCAGCAGCGAACCCTCGCCGAGCTTGGCGAGGAGGCGCAGCGCGACCTGGCCCGCCGCTACCTGGCTGCCTGGGAGGCGCGGGACGTCGACGCGATCGTCGCGATGCTGACCGAGGACGCGAAGTACTCGATGCCGCCGCTGCCGCAGTGGTTCGCCGGCCGGGCCCGGATCCGCGGCTTCCTGGTGGACGGCCCGTTGCGGGAGCAGTGGCGGTTCCTGCCGACGCGGGCCAACGGGCAGCTGGCGTTCGGCACGTACCGGTGGCAGTCCGGCCGGTACGTCGCGTCCGGGCTGGACGTGGTGATGCTGCGCGGGGCGTCGATCGCGGAGGTGGTGTCGTTCCTGGAGGCGGACTTCGCGGCGTACGGGCTGCCGGCAGAGTTGTTCTAG
- a CDS encoding glycoside hydrolase family 16 protein, translating to MLVFEDTFDRPELDTSVWSPHYLPHWSSRAATAAQYELDGSCLRLVIPPEQGLWCADDHQPPLRVSGIQSGNYSGPVGSTVGQQPYRDGLVVREEQEAFWGWTPQFGRIELHARAELSPRSMVSLWMVGLEDRPERCAEICVMEVFGKALEPGSAAVGMGLHSFRDPAVPEDFEAVRLPIDVAEFHTYAVDWTAEQVSFSVDDEPVRRCARPPAYPMQLMLAVFDFPDWSTGADDHLVPSFTVDHIRCYRS from the coding sequence ATGCTGGTCTTCGAGGACACCTTCGACCGTCCGGAGCTGGACACCTCGGTCTGGTCACCCCACTACCTGCCGCACTGGAGTTCCCGCGCGGCCACAGCAGCGCAGTACGAGTTGGACGGGTCCTGCCTGCGCCTGGTCATCCCCCCGGAGCAGGGCCTGTGGTGTGCTGACGACCATCAGCCGCCGCTGCGGGTGTCCGGCATCCAGTCCGGCAACTACTCGGGCCCGGTGGGCAGCACGGTCGGTCAGCAGCCGTACCGCGACGGCTTGGTCGTCCGCGAGGAGCAGGAAGCGTTCTGGGGCTGGACTCCGCAGTTCGGCCGCATTGAGCTGCATGCCCGGGCCGAGCTGTCGCCACGCTCGATGGTCTCGCTGTGGATGGTCGGACTGGAGGACCGTCCGGAGCGCTGCGCCGAGATCTGTGTGATGGAGGTCTTCGGCAAGGCGCTCGAACCAGGGTCGGCCGCGGTCGGCATGGGGCTGCACAGCTTCCGCGACCCCGCCGTACCGGAGGACTTCGAGGCCGTCCGGCTGCCGATCGATGTCGCGGAGTTCCACACCTACGCCGTCGACTGGACCGCCGAGCAGGTCAGCTTCTCCGTCGACGACGAGCCCGTACGCCGGTGCGCGCGTCCGCCGGCCTATCCGATGCAACTGATGCTCGCGGTCTTCGACTTCCCCGACTGGTCGACCGGTGCGGACGACCACCTCGTGCCCAGCTTCACGGTCGACCACATCCGCTGCTACCGCAGCTGA
- the sigJ gene encoding RNA polymerase sigma factor SigJ gives MNQDDLARQFEQNRRHLRAVAYRMLGSLSEAEDAVQEAWLRLSRSDSSEIANLGGWLTTVVSRVCLDMLRARKSRREDPYDTYVPDPVVSRLDPEEEAVQTDSVGLAMLVVLETLKPAERLAFVLHDLFGVSFDEIAPIVDKTPAATRQLASRARRRVQGAPTSDGNLGRQREVVEAFLAASRSGDFDGLLAVLDPDVVLRADAGAVPATGLATSRLVRGAKTVVEQALLFGRLSPHAQVATVNGAPGLVTVVDGRLLGVMSPEIRDGRIVEINILADLSRLESLPLPA, from the coding sequence GTGAACCAGGACGACCTTGCCCGGCAGTTCGAGCAGAACCGCCGTCACCTGCGTGCGGTGGCGTACAGGATGCTCGGGTCGCTGAGTGAGGCCGAGGACGCCGTCCAGGAGGCATGGCTGCGACTTAGCCGCTCCGACAGCAGCGAGATCGCCAATCTCGGCGGCTGGCTGACGACGGTCGTCTCGCGGGTGTGCCTGGACATGCTGCGCGCGCGGAAGTCGCGGCGGGAGGACCCGTACGACACCTACGTGCCTGACCCGGTGGTGAGCCGGCTGGACCCGGAGGAGGAAGCCGTCCAGACGGACTCCGTCGGGCTGGCCATGCTGGTCGTGCTGGAGACGCTGAAGCCCGCGGAGCGGCTCGCGTTCGTGCTGCACGACCTGTTCGGGGTGAGCTTCGACGAGATCGCGCCGATCGTCGACAAGACCCCGGCAGCGACTCGGCAACTGGCCAGCCGGGCGCGGCGGCGGGTCCAGGGCGCGCCCACGAGCGACGGAAACCTCGGCCGGCAGCGTGAGGTCGTCGAGGCGTTCCTGGCGGCGTCCCGCAGCGGTGACTTCGACGGTCTGCTGGCAGTGCTCGACCCGGACGTCGTACTGCGCGCCGACGCCGGCGCTGTGCCGGCAACTGGGCTCGCGACCTCGCGGCTGGTTCGTGGGGCGAAGACGGTTGTCGAGCAGGCACTGCTCTTCGGCAGGTTGTCGCCGCACGCACAGGTGGCGACGGTCAACGGAGCGCCGGGCCTCGTCACCGTGGTCGACGGCCGGCTGCTCGGCGTCATGTCGCCCGAGATCCGCGACGGCCGGATCGTCGAGATCAACATCCTCGCCGACCTGTCCCGCCTGGAGTCGCTTCCCCTCCCGGCCTGA
- a CDS encoding aminoglycoside phosphotransferase family protein: MSQTHHVTSTGDTVTKTYTDRSRGEDQREWTALRVISTARPGLVPVPLRLTGATLTMTRLPGTPLAGELTAQQLDGLETALRDLWSIPPASLAPVDHPALVARIRADLQHSPTGETTAAGAGPPPEASRAGAVGECWRSGPRQDLLREARQVALDWLDGDEAAELARPANAVIGHGDPNLANYLWDGVRVRIVDFEDAGRSDLAYELGTLVEHLASRGTRWDGFAERFGVDAARFRAARCLWASFWLTMVGPGGPAAERNPPGTGVRQAARVLELIRPGGEATPGGTGRRGC, from the coding sequence ATGAGTCAGACCCACCACGTGACCTCCACCGGCGACACCGTCACGAAGACCTACACCGACCGCAGTCGCGGCGAGGATCAGCGCGAGTGGACCGCCCTGCGGGTGATCTCGACCGCCCGCCCGGGCTTGGTCCCCGTCCCCCTCCGGCTGACCGGCGCGACGCTGACCATGACCAGGCTCCCCGGCACGCCGCTCGCCGGCGAGCTCACCGCGCAGCAGCTCGACGGTCTCGAGACGGCTCTGCGCGATCTCTGGTCGATCCCGCCCGCCTCCTTGGCGCCCGTCGACCACCCGGCACTCGTCGCCCGCATCCGGGCGGACCTGCAGCACTCACCAACGGGTGAGACCACGGCGGCTGGAGCTGGCCCTCCGCCTGAGGCGAGCCGCGCGGGCGCGGTTGGTGAGTGCTGGAGATCTGGGCCGCGCCAAGACCTCCTGCGGGAAGCCCGCCAGGTCGCCTTGGACTGGCTGGACGGCGACGAGGCCGCGGAGTTGGCGCGGCCGGCGAACGCCGTGATCGGGCACGGGGACCCCAACCTCGCGAACTACCTGTGGGACGGCGTGCGGGTGCGAATCGTCGACTTCGAGGATGCGGGGCGCAGCGACCTCGCCTATGAGCTGGGCACCTTGGTCGAGCATCTCGCCTCGCGAGGGACCCGGTGGGACGGGTTCGCCGAGCGGTTCGGGGTGGATGCCGCGCGGTTCCGTGCAGCGCGGTGTCTGTGGGCGAGCTTCTGGCTGACGATGGTCGGCCCCGGCGGGCCGGCGGCCGAGCGCAACCCGCCCGGCACCGGCGTACGGCAGGCCGCGCGGGTGCTGGAGCTGATCAGGCCGGGAGGGGAAGCGACTCCAGGCGGGACAGGTCGGCGAGGATGTTGA
- a CDS encoding FAD-binding oxidoreductase: MSVQVIHPSGVGVVAGLLGNGFGGAIHRPGDAQYDEQRKALVPTLDSRPLVVAEAFGRTDVQAAVRTAREHGLPIAVQATGHGTRMPADGGILLKTSAMTSLLIDPERRIAKAGPGVRWGAVIDAAAEFGLAPLAGSSRDVGVTGYTLGGGLGWLARKYGFAADSVVRAEVVTADGRVVTTSADEHPDLFWALRGGTGNFGIVTSLEFRLYPVRSVYAGIVYFDAAQAACILKTYRDWTATVPNELSTAIVLTRRPDGRRVVGLKVMYCGEAALAEHLLKPVYAVAGPIVDGELATMPFAQAAMGGTPARYLDLVDALPDDLLDGLAALTGDAAPTVEIRHWAGAMANPGPGAGPVAHRDAPYSLIIDQEVAELAPVLRRTGRTFVNFLADHSSTATAYTPADHARLRAVKRAYDPENLFHLNPNIAP; the protein is encoded by the coding sequence ATGAGCGTGCAGGTGATTCACCCGAGCGGGGTCGGTGTGGTGGCGGGGCTGCTGGGCAACGGGTTCGGCGGGGCGATCCACCGGCCGGGCGACGCGCAGTACGACGAGCAGCGCAAGGCGTTGGTGCCGACGCTCGACTCGCGGCCCTTGGTGGTCGCCGAGGCGTTCGGCCGGACCGACGTGCAGGCGGCGGTGCGGACGGCCCGCGAGCACGGGCTGCCGATCGCGGTGCAGGCCACCGGGCACGGGACTCGGATGCCGGCCGACGGCGGCATTCTGCTGAAGACCTCCGCGATGACGTCACTGCTGATCGATCCCGAGCGCCGGATCGCCAAGGCCGGCCCGGGCGTTCGCTGGGGCGCGGTGATCGACGCGGCCGCCGAGTTCGGGCTGGCGCCGCTCGCGGGCTCGTCACGGGACGTCGGTGTCACCGGCTACACGCTCGGCGGCGGCCTCGGCTGGCTGGCCCGCAAGTACGGCTTCGCGGCCGACAGCGTGGTCCGCGCCGAGGTGGTCACCGCCGACGGCCGGGTCGTCACCACGAGCGCGGACGAGCACCCCGACCTGTTCTGGGCGCTGCGCGGCGGCACGGGCAACTTCGGCATCGTCACGTCGCTCGAGTTTCGGCTGTACCCGGTGCGGTCGGTCTACGCCGGCATCGTCTACTTCGACGCCGCCCAGGCCGCGTGCATCCTCAAGACCTACCGCGACTGGACTGCCACCGTGCCGAACGAGCTGAGCACCGCGATCGTGCTCACCCGCCGCCCCGACGGCCGCCGCGTGGTCGGTCTCAAGGTCATGTACTGCGGGGAGGCGGCGCTGGCCGAGCACCTGCTCAAGCCCGTGTACGCGGTCGCCGGGCCGATCGTCGACGGCGAACTGGCGACCATGCCGTTCGCGCAGGCGGCGATGGGCGGTACGCCGGCCCGCTACCTCGACCTGGTCGACGCCCTGCCGGACGATCTGCTCGACGGCCTCGCGGCGCTGACCGGCGACGCGGCTCCGACCGTCGAGATCCGGCACTGGGCCGGCGCGATGGCGAACCCGGGTCCCGGTGCGGGACCGGTCGCGCACCGCGACGCGCCGTACTCGCTCATCATCGACCAGGAGGTGGCCGAGCTGGCCCCGGTGCTGCGCCGGACCGGCCGCACCTTCGTCAACTTCCTGGCTGACCACTCCAGCACCGCGACCGCGTACACCCCGGCGGACCACGCCCGGCTGCGCGCGGTCAAGCGGGCCTACGACCCGGAGAACCTGTTCCACCTGAACCCCAACATCGCGCCCTGA